The nucleotide window CGAGGTGGGAATGCTGCAGCTCGGAGGTCATGCGATTTTCCTAAGTTCGAAGGACATTCAGCTCGGAAGAGGAGAAAGCATTTCCGATACAGCGAAAGTGTTATCCCGTTATGTCGACGGCATCATGATTCGAACTTTTTCACATGAATCAGTAGAAGAATTAGCAGAGCACGCAACAGTCCCGGTAATAAATGGGCTAACGGACCTGCAGCATCCAACGCAGGTGCTGGCAGACTTGCTGACCATCTTAGAGCACAAAGGTAAATTGGCTGGTATAAAGCTTTGTTATATTGGTGATGGCAATAACAATATGGCCCATTCGCTAATGGAGGGCGCGGCTAAAGTGGGGATGAATATAAGCATTGCCAGCCCGGCTGGATATTTGCCAAATGGCAAAATAACAGAACAGGCCATTCAAGTGGGTAAGCTTACAGGAAGTACGGTTACGGTTATGAATGATCCGCTGGAAGCAGTGAAAGATGCCGATGTCGTGGTGACGGATGTTTGGACCAGCATGGGCCAGGAAGAAGAAACGGCATTAAGATTAGAGGCATTCCGAGGCTTCCAGGTTAATGAGGAATTGTGTAAGTATGCGAAGAAGGATTTTATTTTCTTACACTGTTTACCGGCTCATAGGGGCGAAGAGGTTACCGCGGAAATTATTGATGGACCTCATTCAGTTGTTTTTGATGAAGCAGAAAACCGCCTGCATGCACAAAAGTCAATTTTAAAACTTTTACTTGCATAATAGTTTCATTTTTTATAAGATTAATTGTATAATAATTCTATTGGTTGAATAAAAATTCATACATGACGCAAGGAGAATACAGATGACGAAGGAAAAAATTGTTTTAGCATACTCAGGCGGTTTGGATACTTCCGTATCAGTAAAGTGGATTCAAGAAAAATATGGATATGATGTGATTGCATTAGGTCTTGATGTTGGCGAAGGTAAGGATCTAGAGGCGATAAAAACAAAGGCACTGAATGTTGGTGCTGTTAAAGCATATATCGTAGATGCTAAGGAATTGTTAGCGAAGGAATATATTCTTCCAGCTTTGAAAGCTAATTGTTTATATGAAGGAAAGTACCCGCTATCATCGGCGCTTTCAAGACCGCTCATTTCAAAATTATTAGTAGAGGTTGCGGAAAAGGAGGGCGCTGCAGCTGTTGCCCACGGTTGTACCGGTAAAGGGAATGATCAGGTTCGATTCGAGGTTTCCATCCAAGCATTAAATCCAAGTTTAAAGGTGGTCGCTCCCGTTCGTGAATGGGGTATGACCCGTGATGAAGAAATTGCCTATGCCGAAGAAAACGGCATTCCAATCCCAGTTGATTTAGACAATCCATTCTCGATTGATGCTAACATCTGGGGGCGTGCTTGTGAAGCTGGCGTTCTTGAAGATCCATGGGCAGAGGCGCCGGAAGCAGCATTCGATTGGACGAATCCAATTGAATTAACACCGGATGCGGCAGAATACGTGGAAATTGAATTTGAACAAGGTGTCCCTGTTTCCTTAAATGGCGAGCAACTTCCATTAGTACAATTAATCGAAACATTGAACGAGCTTGGCGGCAAGCATGGGGTTGGCCGTATCGATCATATTGAGAATAGATTAGTCGGAATCAAGTCTCGTGAAGTGTATGAAAATCCAGCAGCATTAATTTTAATTAATGCACATAAAGAATTAGAATTTTTGACATTACCTCGCGAAGTTTCACAATTTAAGACGCAAGTTGAACAGCAGATGGCGAAGATTATCTATGAAGGTCTTTGGTATTCGCCGTTAAAATCCGCTCTAGATGCTTTTATTGATGAAACGCAAAAAACGGTTTCCGGTACAATCCGTGTCAAGCTTCATAAAGGAAATCATACGGTTGTAGGCCGTAAATCACCGCATAGCTTGTATAACGAGGAATTGGCAACATATGCAAAAGGCGACGCTTTTGATCATAATGCGGCGGTTGGTTTTATTAAGCTTTGGGGATTACCGACAAAAGTATATTCAGAGGTTAATAAGAAAGAATCGGTTCTTAAATAATATGGACATTGCCCTCGAAGGTGGAAATTCGGGGGCAAACTTCTATTGAATGTAAGGTATTTTGCGATTCGTCGATATACACTTAAAATTCGCTGATAAAAAAGAAAAATACCAAAAATAGCCCAGTTTGAAGGGAGAAACACACATGTCTAAGCTATGGGGCGGACGTTTTACGAAAGAAACAAATAAATTGGTTGAAGAATTCACAGCTTCTATCACTTTTGATCAAAAACTAGCAAAAGAGGATATTGCCGGCAGCCTTGCCCATGTTCAAATGTTAGGGGAATGCGGCATTATTCCAATGGATGATACTGAGAAAATTAAGGATGGTCTCCTATCCATAAAAGAGATGGTAGATAATCACGAGGTTGAATTTTCAGTAGCCGATGAAGATATTCATATGAATATTGAAAAATTATTAATTGAAAAAATAGGCCCTGTCGGCGGCAAGCTTCATACGGGACGCAGCCGAAATGATCAAGTGGCGACCGATATGCATCTATATTTACGAACAAAAACAACAGAACTAATAAAATTACTTGAGGATGTCCAGCAGGCATTGATCTCTCAAGCAAAAGTAAATGTAGAAACATTAATTCCTGGGTATACGCATTTACAGCGGGCCCAGCCGGTTTCGTTTGCCCATCATCTCATGGCCTATTTTTGGATGTTTGAACGTGATAAAGAAAGATTAATCGACTCGTTAAAACGAATTAATTGGCTTCCGCTGGGTTCAGGTGCCCTGGCAGGGACAACCTTCCCGATTGACCGTGAACGTGTGGCCGAGCTGCTCGGATTTGAAACTGTTTATCCCAACAGTATGGATGCGGTAAGTGACCGTGATTTTATTCTAGAATTTTTATCGATTGGTTCCATCATCATGACACATATTTCAAGACTTTCTGAGGAATTGGTCATTTGGTCAAGCCAGGAATTTCAGTTTGTGGAGTTGGATGATTCATTCTGCACAGGCTCAAGTATCATGCCACAAAAGAAAAACCCGGATGTACCGGAGCTGCTTAGAGGGAAAACAGGCCGTACTTATGGGAATTTAATCGGCTTATTGACCGTCTTAAAGGGCTTGCCACTCGCCTACAACAAGGATCTGCAAGAAGATAAGGAAGGTATGTTTGACACAGTGGAAACACTAGAAGGCTCCTTAAAGCTTTTGGCACCAATGATCGAAACGATGACGGTCAAGAAAGATGTGATGCGTAAGGCAATCAACAATGATTTTTCCAATGCAACAGATATTGCTGATTATTTGGTTAGAAAAGGCTTGCCGTTCCGTGAAGCCCATGAAGTAATTGGAAAAATAGTGTTGTATGCTATTCAAAACAACAAATTTTTATTGGATTTACGTTTTGAGGAATATCAAGAGTTCAGTGCATTATTTGGGGACGATATTTATCAGGTATTGGCTCCTGAGCATGTTGTGGCCGTGAGAAACAGCTTTGGCGGTACAGCTCCTGAACAGGTGATGAAACAAATTATCCTTGCTGAGGGGAAATTGGAAGAATAATGCTGAGCAAGGTTAATAAGAACCTATTGACATTACCAGAAGATTCAGCTAATATTCTTTTTATAACTTTGGAAATTTAAAGAAAAATTAAATAAAACTCTTATCCAGAGCGGCGGAGGGACTAGGCCCGATGAAGCCCGGCAACCATCAAGGTATTCCTTGAAAAGGTGCTAATTCCTGCAGGTTAATTTTAACCTGAAAGATAAGGGGAGGAATCTAGCCCTCTTCTTATGAAGAGGGCTTTTCCTGTATACAAAAAAATGAAAGGGGCGAATGACCATGGCTGTATTACAAGTGGCAATTCTAGGTTTTGGAACGGTTGGTGAAGGAGTTTATCGGACGATTCAATCTCATGCGGAGGTGTTAACAGCGGTATTAGGGAAAAAAGTGGAAGTGGCGGCTGTTCTGATAAAAAACAAGCAAAAGCCAAGAAATATTAGTGAGGAGGTTCTTGTTACTACAGAATTTGCAGAAATTCTCCGCCTTCCGCAGCTTGATATTGTTGTCGAAGCCATCGTCGACAGAGAACCGCCCTTTTCATTTTTGAAAAAGGCAATTGAACATGGCTGTCATGTTATTACCGCTAATAAGGAAATGTTTGCCCATCATGGAAAAGAGCTGTTGGAGCTAGCGAATGAAAATAATGTATCGGTTGGCTATGAAGCAACAGTCGCCGGTGGGATTCCGGTTATTCAAACACTAAGACAATTATTAAATATCAATCGTGTAAAACAAGTTCAAGGAATCCTGAATGGGACTTCGAATTTCATTCTGTCTGAAATGCGTGAGAAAAAGCAATCATTTGCACAGGCACTGAAATTAGCCCAAGTGAACGGGTTTGCCGAGGCTAATCCCACAAATGATGTCGAAGGGTTTGATGCTTTTTATAAAACCATGATTCTTAGCAGAATCGCCTTTGGAGATGAACCAAATTGGCATGAAGTGGAGCGGGAAGGGATTACAACCATCACAAGTGAAATGATTGAATCGGCAGAAAAAATAGGGTTAAAGTATAAACATATTGCCACTATTAGCAGATCGGGTGATCAAATTAAAGCGACAGTTAAACCGGCACTGATTGGAAGGGATCATCCTTTTTACCATGTGGAAGGGGTACAAAATGCTGTTAGTATTCAATCTGACATTGTTGGTGAAATCACGCTTCAAGGACCAGGTGCTGGGATGTTTCCAACGGCAAGTGCTGTCATCGAGGATTTGGTTTACGTGTGTAAAAACAATGCTGCTGCTCCCCGGTCAACGGCATTAACAATATAAAAATAAATCCCTCAGGAAAGAGCCTCTCATGCTCTTTTTTTGTTTTCTCCAAAACAAATTGCATCCGAAATCACCTAAACTAGGCTTAAGTTTAGTCAAAATCAAATGGTTATCATATTGTGTAAAAGCTCGACCAATGGGACTAGTTATTTGATGAAAACAAAAAATGAAGGGGTGCGTCATGTTAGAAAACAGCTTTACATGGTCAAAAAGCTTTAAAAATGAAAATACGCGAAAAAAGATGAAGCAATATCCCCCAATAAGTACCGATGCGGAAGTATCCCCAGTTAATAAGGACAATCACGATATTGAAGTTAGTATTATTATCCCATCACAAAATAAATATCCGCTTAATCTATTTACCCTCTATTCACTTGAACTCCAAACCTTTCATCCAGCAAGAATGGAGGTAATCTTTATTAATGATGCCTCTACAGATCAAACGGACGATCAACTAAAAGGGTATTCCCCGCAATACCATTTTAAATATATCCATAGTAAAGAAAAGTTGGGGAGGGCAAAGGTCAGGAATTTAGGTATTCGCTCTGCAAGAGGAAGCCTGCTGATTTTTCTTGATGCAGAAATGATGGTGGAACCCGATTTTGTTGCTAATCACTATAAGCATCACCAAACCAAGAATAACCTCATTTTGTCTGGGGTTATGCATTCCAAAGCACTTTATTCATGTGTTTTCCCGGCCTTCTCTGAGAAAAAAATAGATGAAATTACAGATTTAACCAAAAATAATAAGGAAATATATACGAGATTTCGTAACCGTAATGGCAATCTTGATCAACCATTCCCATTATTAAATAAAGACGATTTAACTCGTAACACCTATCGAGATCTTGCCTTTAATGCCTTCCCGTGGTTTCGGCAAATAATAAGAAATTACGGAAATGATTTAGAAGGCTTTGCGTTTCCATGGATGGCCTTTCTAACCGGGAATGTCTCGATCAAGAAGGAATTGATTGTCCAGGCTGGTGGGTTTGATGAAGAGTTTTATCACTATGGTTATGAAGACTGGGAATTAGGATACCGGTTATACAAAATGGGTGCGGAGTACATGGTCAGCGAACAATTAATTACCTACCATCAGGAGCATCCCGTTGGCGAAAGTAAATGGAAGGAAGCAGTTGGAAACTTTGGCCTGTTTACGATCAAACATCATGATGTTGATGTCCTCATCCTAGGACTTGAGCTTACCGGACTTACTGATCTCCTAACGATGAGTAAGATTTTACGAGAATATAAAGCACTTGGACAATCGAGCCCTGAACAGTTTAAAAAATTTCAAGAAAAATTTGTCCATATACTTGAAACCATCATCCTGATGCTCCAAGTCGATATCCGTCATTTCAATATCTTAGGTGCTTCAGGCTTTACTTCAGAGCAGCGGAAAGAACTCCTTACTGATACAAAAAGTCTAAGCGGCTATCCCAATTTAGCAAACTTTTTAAAGCAGGTTATAAATTCCTAATAGTTGAAGGAGTGAAAAATGTGGTTTCTATTATAACGTGTACGATAAGAGAAGAGAGCATCGATAATGTCTTCAGAAATTACCAACAACAAACCTGGCCAGATAAAGAATTGATCATTATCCTGAATAGGGATTCGATGGATATTGACCAATGGATCAAAAAGGCCCAAAATTATTCTAATGTCCGGGTATTTCAATTGCATGAAAAAGCAACACTGGGGGATTGCTTAAATTTTGGGGTAATGAACGCAGGATATGATATTATTGCGAAATTTGATGACGATGATTATTACGGTCCCGAATATATTGCAAGTTCAATCGAATCTTTTACTAATAAACAGGTTTCAATCGTTGGAAAAAGCTCTTACTATATTTATTTTAAAAATAAAAAAGCCTTGATTCATGTGAATGGTACAGAGAATTCTATGACAGATACGGTTGCAGGAGCAACGTTACTGTTTAGGAAAGACATTTTTCATTATGTTCGCTTTGAAAAGGTAAATCGTGCCGAGGATTACTGGTTTATTGATCAATCGAAAAAAGCAGGCTTTCACGTTTATTCTACAGACCCACGACATTTTGCCGTTATTCGTAATGACTCAGACAAACATACGTGGAAGATTTCCGATGAAGATTTAATGGAGTGGGGTGATTTAGTCGGCTATACAGAAAATTTCGAGTCCATTGTATCAAATAGGAAGTAATTCTAATCAAGTGGAAGCAGGCCAAACCTGCTTCCACTTTTCTTTAGAGAGGATTACTTGCCTTTTCGGGCGCGCTGGTTAGCCGCATTCGCGCGGGCTTGTGCTTCCAAGTCCGCGTTATCTGCTAATTCTTGTGAATACTCTACATCCATTCCATCAGATTTCATGCTTTTCGGCACTTGTGGAAGTGATGCTTTATTTTTATCGCGACTTCTTTGTCCTCGTGACCGACCCATTAGAAAAACCCCTTTCATGTGTAAACATAATAAGGAGCCGGAATCGCTCCTCATTACTAGCTTTTACAGGTAGGAAGAGGTTCATTAGTGGAAAAATCTTTAAGCGAATTAAAGCTTTGTTTTTCTGTCATGATAACCGCCAGCACGGTCAGCCATTTTAAATTCCCTTTGATAGGATACTTCCTGCATGCTCGAAAGCGTATACTTGCCTCTATCCCTATCCTTTTTCTTCTTTTCTGCCATTTTGCTCATTCCTTTCAACAATTAATAGTCAATCGTCATCAAGCGAAGTAGAAAAAAACTCATTTCCATTTTTACCTATTCGAAAAGGAATGATACTAATTTGTGGAAAATATATTTATTTACATCGAACTAGCAATGTAAATTATGATAAAGTAATGCTGAGGTGAAGGAATTGGCCATTATAACAAAGATCACCACGCAGCAGAAAAATAAAGATCGTTTTAATGTGTTCATGGATTATGGCAAAGGCGAAGAATTTGCATTTAGTGTTGATAGTGATGTATTCATCAAACATCAATTAAAAAAGGGAATGGAGCTTGATGATTTTTCACTCTTAGAAATTCAATACCAAGATGACATTCGCAAGGCCTACAACCTAGCCGTAAATTATTTGGCAAGAAGAATGAGAGCGGAAAAAGAGATTAAGGATTACCTTCTAAAAAAGGAAATAGACGAACCAATCATAAAAGAAGTCATACATAGGTTGACCGCTCAAAAATACATCAATGATGAGGAATTTGCGTTAGCCTTCGTAAGGACACTAGCGAATACAACTGATAAAGGCCCTAATGTCATCAAAATGGAATTAAGGGAAAAGGGAATGGAAGAGAAGATTCTCCAACGCGCCCTAGAAGAATTTCCCTTAGAGCAGCAGATTGAAAAAGCAACGAAGCTAAGCAAAAAGCTACTTCAAAAGTATGCAAAGGAATCACCTAAAATTCAAAAACAAAAGCTTGAGAATGTCTTGATTAGAAAAGGGTATTCTTTTGAGGTAATAGCTATGGTTATCAGTGAAATAGAAATGCCTAAAGAGGCTGATGAAGAGATGAATGCCATCAGACATCAAGGTGAAAAGGCGCATCGGAAATTTTCCCAATTAGTTGGGTATGAGTATCAGCAAAAGATGAAACAGGTTTTATATAGAAAAGGTTTTTCACTCGATCTAATTGAAAGGTTTCTTGCTGAATTAGAAAACTCATGACAATAAACGTCATGAGTTTTTCCTCTCGATTACAATTGAATCTTGATCCAACTGGCCCATAATGATTTCGGCAATTTCCTTGGCAGATCTTAGGGAGGATTTGTCTTTTATATGGTCGCTTTCGTCCCAGAAAGGGGTATTCATACCGCCCATATAAACAGCGTTAAACTTAATTCCGCTGCCTTCATATTCTTTTTGCAGGCTTTCTGTAAAGCCCCTAATCGCAAACTTGCTAGCAACATACACAGCCTCATTCACTTTGCCCCTTAAACCGGCAGTGGAGACAATATTGATAATTTGCCCGGCATTATTGTGTTGCAGGACAGGAAGGACTGCCTTTGTCATCAAAATAGTCCCAAAGATATTTGTATCAATCATTTGGCTGATTTGCTGTTCAGTTATTTCCGTAAATGCGCCAAAATGCCCAATCCCAGCGTTATTGACCAAACCGAAAATCGTGTATCTACTGCTTAATTCTTTCACTTTGCTTCCAATATCCTCATTGTTCCGGATATCTAATTGGAGAATATCTGCCTTTCCACCCATCGTTTCAATTTCCTTTTTTACCTTTGATAATTTCTCCAAAGTTCTTCCAGTTAATAAAAGGTGATAGCCCTTTTGTGAAAAAAGAATGGCTAATTCCTTTCCTAACCCTGAACCAGCTCCAGTTATAATAATTGTCTTCATTAATAGGCTCCTTTCAAAGTTATACCTTTATTAATTGTACAAATATTACTATACTAAAATAAAAGGATAAATGGGAGTGAAAGTGATGCAACAGGAGAAACGCTACAGTGCAATGTCAGAACATGAATTAAGGCAAGAAATTGCAAGCATACAAGAAAAGGCTAGAAAAGCAGAGCAATTGGGAATGGTCAATGAGTTTGCTGTTCTTGAAAGAAAAGTGCAAATGGCCAGGGCGTATTTAATGAATCCTGATTCTTTTAAACCCGGTGAGATTTATGAAATTGAAGGGGATCCTGGCCAATATTTTAAAATTGATTATATGAATGGCGTTTTTGCATGGGGCTACAGGCTTAAAGGTGATGGAAAAGAAGAAGCACTACCGATTTCTTTACTAAAGTGGTTAAAATAAATGAAAAGCCAGAGAACTCAATCTCTGGCTTTTCATTTTTAATATTGCGGTGATTCGTCATCTCTCTCCCCAGAAGCGCGCATTCGCTTCTGTGGATGGGTATTAATCGTACCATTTGCTCTCTTTGAAGCATATTCTGCTTTTGCTCGTGGCTCTCCCTCAAGCTTATTATTATTTTGATTAGGGAATCCTGTTTCTTTATTTCTCATGCTGGTACCTCCATTTAGGGAATGAGAAACACGTGAAAAGCAAAGCATCCGCGGGTGCTTACCACGTACTGTTAGTATTCACGCTTTGAAGGAAGCTTATTTTAAAAGAAAATGGAAAAAACGATGACCATAGTCAAAGCTTTTTAGCTTGGTATTATACTCAACTTCTTCCGTAATTTCTTTTCACTAAATACCCAGCCCGTATATGAACTGATTCGATTTAAGTCCCTGTCTAATTGAACAACCGCCACAAAGGGGTAGTGGCCATTACTCCGGTAGCGTAAATCAATAAAACGAACTTCGTAAAAATCATTGTACTCATCAACTTCCCAGCGATATACAGGGGAAAATGATAAAAACGCTGAAAGATTCTTATCCTTTTTGGCTGCTTCGATAACAGGTGTATGAGGGACAGGTATACGGTTAAAGCGGTCAAGAATGTCCACTTGATCCTTAACAGCTTTCCCGACAAAAAATTGCTGGTTATTCATGGCCGCAATTCGCCATTGATGATATCTCATGGTTGGTGCAATAATGATTTCTGTGGCGTCAGGGATAATGGCTCTTACCCCAACCAAAACTCGTTTCTTTGCTTGATACCGCCTGATATAGTAGGTAAAGATGACGGCATACATTAATAAAAAGGTAATGCCCGGATTTGCCCCTAAAATCCAAATAAATATCCCTATAACATGAATGCCGAAAATAATCGGATCAAAGGTGTTTATGACGCCGAGCGCTACCCATTTTGTAGAAAAAGGTCTCAGCGCTTGCGTGCCATAGGCATTAAAAATATCAACAAATACATGGATGAACACAGCTGCGAACGTCCATGCCCATAAATGCAATAAATTGGCTGATGTAAAGAAAGGGTAAATGACAGCTACAATGAGGAGCGGCCATAATAACACTGCAGGTATGGAATGTGTCACTCCACGATGATTCCGAATGTAAATGGCATTATTTCTTAGTTTTAACACTGTATCGATATCTGGTATTTGTGAACCTGCAATCGTGGCAATTAACACACTGGTTGCAGTAGCGTGGCTGGCGGCGACGGATGGATCCAAGGTTGCAAGCCCACCCAGGGCAATCCCCATTACAACATGTGTTCCAGTATCCAAAAGGAAAATCCTCCTTTAATAAATTTCTTGTCAAAAGAAATAAATTAGCTTATCGTAAAACGAAAATGTCTTATTATTATACCCTTTTTAACAATTTGGAGGCACTAATTATATGTTAATTGGACACGAAATTTTCAAAAATATCAATATAAATGCTTTTCAAAATGATTTAATAGCCTGGTTTAAAAATGAACAGCGTGACTTGCCTTGGCGCATAGACCAAGATCCATATAAGGTATGGGTTTCAGAAATTATGTTGCAGCAAACAAGAGTCGACACCGTCATCCCGTATTTTAATCGTTTTATTGAATGGTTTCCTACAATTGATGATTTGGCTGAAGCGGACGAAGATAAAGTGCTTAAAGCTTGGGAAGGGCTCGGATATTATTCAAGAGTGCGAAACCTGCAATCTGCGGTTAAGGAAGTAAAAGAAAAATATAACGGAGAGGTGCCAAATACACCAAAGGAAATCGCAGAACTTAAAGGGGTAGGGCCCTATACAGCAGGTGCGATTCTAAGTATTGCCTACGGAATCCCAGAGCCTGCAGTTGATGGAAATGTGATGAGGGTCTTATCACGAATTCTCTCCATTTGGGATGACATTGCTAAACCCTCATCCCGAAAGATCTTTGAACAAGTCGTGCGGGGATTAATTTCCCATGAGGACCCATCCGCATTTAATCAGGCGTTAATGGAATTAGGGGCGTTGGTTTGTACTCCGACATCTCCTTCCTGTTTATTATGTCCGGTCCGCGAACATTGCCAGGCCTTCTTTGCAGGGGTCCAAAATGAGCTGCCGGTAAAAACGAAAAAAACGAAGACGCGTGATGTCCAACTGGCCTCAGCAATCATTACGGATACATCCGGTAAATTTTTAATTCATAAGCGCCCTAAAAATGGGCTGCTTGCGAATTTATGGGAATTCCCAACAATCGAGCTCCATCATCCCATGCTAAACGATCGGGAGCATATAGTTACCCGTTTTAACGAAACCCTTGATTTGGATATCAAGCTTGAGCAAATCATTGGTCAAATTGACCATGTATTTTCCCATTTAGTTTGGAATTTGAAAGTATACACTGGGACCATTACTTCTGAATTTACGGAAACCGACGAATGGAAGCTGGCTTCCTTTGAAGAAATGAAAGAATATGCCTTCCCGGTTCCATATCAAAAAATGT belongs to Neobacillus sp. OS1-2 and includes:
- the mutY gene encoding A/G-specific adenine glycosylase, whose protein sequence is MLIGHEIFKNININAFQNDLIAWFKNEQRDLPWRIDQDPYKVWVSEIMLQQTRVDTVIPYFNRFIEWFPTIDDLAEADEDKVLKAWEGLGYYSRVRNLQSAVKEVKEKYNGEVPNTPKEIAELKGVGPYTAGAILSIAYGIPEPAVDGNVMRVLSRILSIWDDIAKPSSRKIFEQVVRGLISHEDPSAFNQALMELGALVCTPTSPSCLLCPVREHCQAFFAGVQNELPVKTKKTKTRDVQLASAIITDTSGKFLIHKRPKNGLLANLWEFPTIELHHPMLNDREHIVTRFNETLDLDIKLEQIIGQIDHVFSHLVWNLKVYTGTITSEFTETDEWKLASFEEMKEYAFPVPYQKMFKLYQSL
- a CDS encoding metal-dependent hydrolase is translated as MDTGTHVVMGIALGGLATLDPSVAASHATATSVLIATIAGSQIPDIDTVLKLRNNAIYIRNHRGVTHSIPAVLLWPLLIVAVIYPFFTSANLLHLWAWTFAAVFIHVFVDIFNAYGTQALRPFSTKWVALGVINTFDPIIFGIHVIGIFIWILGANPGITFLLMYAVIFTYYIRRYQAKKRVLVGVRAIIPDATEIIIAPTMRYHQWRIAAMNNQQFFVGKAVKDQVDILDRFNRIPVPHTPVIEAAKKDKNLSAFLSFSPVYRWEVDEYNDFYEVRFIDLRYRSNGHYPFVAVVQLDRDLNRISSYTGWVFSEKKLRKKLSIIPS